In Stigmatopora argus isolate UIUO_Sarg chromosome 10, RoL_Sarg_1.0, whole genome shotgun sequence, the following proteins share a genomic window:
- the mettl16 gene encoding RNA N(6)-adenosine-methyltransferase mettl16, which produces MSLNKSMHPRNRYKDKPPDFAYLASKYPEFQAHVQTNLSGKAVLNFKEPEAVRALTCTLLKEDFGLSIEIPLERLIPTVPLRLNYIHWVEDLIDGQKQPRRGIDIGTGASCIYPLLGASMNGWFFLATEVDDICFDYATRNVEQNNLSDLVKVVKVPQKTLLMDALKEETEIVYDFCMCNPPFFANQLEAKGVNSRNARRPPPSSVNTGGVTEIMAEGGELEFVKRIIHDSLQLKKRLRWYSCMLGKKCSLVPLKEELRKQGVPKVTHTEFCQGRTMRWALAWSFYNDVTVPSPPSKKRKLDRARKPLSFSLPHVALKELQAKARALGCTGHSPLDGITTLVEKALTELRVLHKRVPCREQEKSLLLTAVENTWVHGRQKRREQMRQLRELPRAHQGADAAPPVTRKKTEDSTRESSDRQPIVEPADKSVPLAESEQVPGGELSKKGDSDDVEMLPVKDGEDAARETISKEPRSPGSVEHFLFKCLVNVLHEESDVVVEMHWVEGHNKDLMNQLCTFLRNTLLKAVAKS; this is translated from the exons ATGTCTCTAAACAAGTCCATGCATCCCAGAAACCGCTACAAAGACAAACCACCCGACTTTGCGTACCTGGCCTCAAAGTACCCTGAATTCCAAGCACATGTGCAGACCAACCTCAGTGGAAAAGCTGT ACTGAATTTCAAGGAGCCAGAGGCCGTTCGAGCCCTGACCTGCACTCTTTTAAAGGAGGACTTTGGTTTGAGCATCGAGATCCCCCTAGAGCGACTCATTCCAACTGTTCCTTTGCGCCTCAACTACATCCACTGGGTGGAAGATCTCATTGATGGCCAGAAGCAACCACGTAGAGGCATTGACATCG GCACTGGTGCATCTTGTATCTACCCCTTGCTGGGAGCCTCAATGAACGGCTGGTTCTTCCTCGCAACTGAGGTGGATGATATATGCTTTGACTATGCCACCAGGAATGTGGAGCAGAACAATTTGTCTGACTTGGTTAAAG TTGTAAAAGTTCCACAAAAGACTCTGCTGATGGATGCCCTGAAAGAAGAAACCGAGATCGTGTACGACTTTTGCATGTGCAACCCTCCTTTTTTTGCCAACCAGCTTGAAGCCAAG GGGGTCAATTCAAGGAACGCACGGCGTCCTCCTCCCAGCTCGGTCAACACGGGCGGGGTGACGGAAATCATGGCAGAGGGCGGCGAACTGGAGTTTGTTAAGAGGATCATTCATGACAGCCTTCAGCTCAAGAAACGCTTGCG GTGGTATAGTTGCATGCTGGGGAAGAAATGTAGCTTGGTACCACTGAAGGAAGAGCTGCGGAAGCAAGGG GTGCCCAAAGTGACGCACACAGAGTTCTGCCAGGGCCGTACCATGCGGTGGGCGCTGGCCTGGAGCTTCTATAATGACGTCACAGTTCCG TCACCCCCCAGTAAGAAGCGCAAGTTGGACAGAGCCCGAAAGCCTCTTTCCTTCTCACTTCCCCATGTGGCTCTAAAAGAGCTGCAGGCGAAGGCTCGTGCTCTGGGCTGTACTGGCCACAGTCCTCTTGACGGCATCACAACTCTGGTGGAAAAGGCGCTCACGGAACTGCGG GTACTGCACAAGCGTGTTCCGTGCCGGGAGCAGGAGAAGAGCCTCCTCCTGACTGCGGTGGAAAACACGTGGGTCCACGGGCGGCAGAAGCGGCGAGAACAAATGCGCCAGCTACGAGAGCTGCCGAGAGCACATCAGGGGGCCGACGCCGCACCGCCCGTCACCCGAAAAAAAACGGAGGATTCGACTCGGGAATCATCTGATCGGCAGCCGATTGTAGAGCCGGCTGACAAGAGTGTCCCGTTGGCTGAAAGTGAACAGGTTCCCGGAGGGGAGCTGTCCAAAAAGGGGGACAGCGACGATGTTGAAATGCTCCCCGTGAAGGATGGCGAGGACGCTGCAAGAGAGACGATCTCGAAAGAACCGAGGAGCCCAGGGTCAGTGGAGCACTTTTTGTTTAAGTGTCTTGTGAATGTCCTGCATGAGGAGAGCGATGTCGTGGTCGAGATGCACTGGGTCGAAGGTCACAATAAAGACCTGATGAACCAGCTGTGTACTTTTCTGAGGAACACTCTTTTAAAGGCTGTTGCCAAATCTTAG